The following DNA comes from Flavisolibacter ginsenosidimutans.
AGAGTGGGAACGTAGGCTTGTCACATCGGCAATGGGCTGATGAAATTTCTTAGAGCTGCGCAAGTTTTTATCAAAGGTTTCGGTTTCGGCGAAGCCTTTTTTGTTTTCTGTTTTGCCCGGTTTGAAAAAGCCTTTGGCGCATTCTGATTGCCCGTTCAACCGTTTGCAGCCAATGAAAAAAGCTTTAAAACTTGTTTGTCGCCTTTAACGAAGCACTACAAAACTTTCCTCTACATTTGCGCCTCCCGCTGCGGCGGGAACGACTTGCGCATGAAACCCATTCAAGAGATATACAGCCAATTAACCGGAAAGAAAAAGATCGTCATTACCATGCACCAAAAACCCGATGCGGATGCGATGGGTTCTTCGCTGGGGCTGTACCATTTTTTAAAACAATTGGGCCACGAGGTAACGGTGATTTCTCCGACCAACTGGGCTCGCTGGCTCGATTGGATGGAAGGCAGCAAGGAAGTGCTGGACTATGAGTTGCACAAAACTGAGAGCGATAAAAAGCTGACCGAAGCCGAGTGGCTTTTTTGCCTTGACCACAATCATTTTAGCCGTACCAAAAACATGGCGAAGAAACTGGCCGAAATGGCTTGCGTCAAGATTTTAATTGACCATCACCAGGAACCCGACGAGGCTTCGTTTGATTACGGCGAATCCAACACGGGCAAGAGTTCCACCTGCGAGATGGTGTATGATTTTATCGTAAACTCCGGCCATCGCGACAAGATAAACATCTTTGCCGCCGAATGCCTTTATGCGGGTGTTGTGGCCGATACGGGTTCGTTTCGTTTTTCTTCTACCCATGCTTCGGTTCATCACATGGTAGCTTATTTAAAAGAAATAGGGCTGGAGCACACCAAAGTGCACGAAGCCTTGTACGATAATTTTCTCGAAAACCGCCTTCGCTTTTTGGGCCACGTGTTGAGCAACCGGTTGGAAGTAAACTATCAATTGAACACCGCCATGATGTGGGTTTCCAAGCAGGAGACTTTAAAGTTCGACATTAAAACCGGAGACACGGAAGGCCTCGTAAATTATCCGCTCTCCATTCAGGGCATCAAACTCGTTGGACTTGTGATTGACCGCGACGAAGAACGCAAATGGAGCTTTCGCAGCAAGGGCAATTTTGACTGCAACACCTTTG
Coding sequences within:
- a CDS encoding DHH family phosphoesterase — translated: MKPIQEIYSQLTGKKKIVITMHQKPDADAMGSSLGLYHFLKQLGHEVTVISPTNWARWLDWMEGSKEVLDYELHKTESDKKLTEAEWLFCLDHNHFSRTKNMAKKLAEMACVKILIDHHQEPDEASFDYGESNTGKSSTCEMVYDFIVNSGHRDKINIFAAECLYAGVVADTGSFRFSSTHASVHHMVAYLKEIGLEHTKVHEALYDNFLENRLRFLGHVLSNRLEVNYQLNTAMMWVSKQETLKFDIKTGDTEGLVNYPLSIQGIKLVGLVIDRDEERKWSFRSKGNFDCNTFARKYFNGGGHFNAAGGRDTASLQETIKKFSEAIQENSSLLQ